GGTGGCGGCTCGGCGCGATGGCTTCGACCGCCATGGCGCGTTCGATGAAGTCGCGGAATCGCGAGGACGCGGTGAATTCGAGGCTGAAGGGTTCGAAATAGCTGCCGATATGGATGAACGCCGGCTCCTTCGTAAAGGGCAGCGCGAGCATGGGATGCTGCAGACCAAGATAGAAGTCGCGAATGCCTCCCTGAACTGGCGCATTGAAGGGCGTGCCATATTGTGAGCCGGCAAAATCATATTGCAGTTTGTAGAACCAATATTTGGCAGCCTTGCCCTCGACTTCGAGACGCACCTGGCGAACGCCGGCTTGATTCGACCAGCCGTTAAGCGGTTGCGTCGCGCCGCCGCCGTCGAACTGCATGCGCCCGCCGATCTTGAAATTGTAGGCTTTGTCGGCGCTCTCGACGAACAGGCCGTTCCTGAATGCGACGAAAACCGGCGGCATGAGCGACGTCGCGGTTTGCGCCGCCTCGGCCTTCGCCGCGCTTCGCTGAGCGGACTGAGTCGCCTGCTGGGCGTCCTCTTTGGCCTGGCGAGCCTCTCGCCGCAGCTTTGCGATCTCCGCCTCCAGCACGCGTAGCCTCGCCTCAATCGCGTCGCTTGAGGCGGCATGCGTCGCCGTTGTCGAGAGAACCGCGACAAGCCCGCTTGCCGCGACATGCTTCCAGCCTGGGAGATTCATGACTAGCCTCGCTTGCGTCTTCATTCGCGTGAGCGGCGAGCGCTTCGCCGCGGATCAAGACAGCAAGTTCATCGCGTGGAACGCCGCGACTCGCATATGCGAAGCGCGAAGCGCGCTCTCCTTCTAGCCAAGTTTTCGTACGTAGGTTTTTCCCGAGCTTTTCTCGTGCGAGGAAATATTGCTCGCGCGTTTCGAGAAATCCGCCGCCTCCATGTTCCAGACAGCGCGTCGCCACATTCGCGGCCGAAGGGGGTCTCGGCCGAGTCGTTCAGCTCATCGTTTCAACGAAGGCGATCAGCCCTTTGAGCAGCGTTGTGGGATCGGGCGGGCAGCCGCGAATATGGAGATCGACCGGGACGACGTTCGCGACGGCGCCGACGCATGCGTAGCTCTCGCAGTAAACGCCGCCGTCAAAGGCGCAGTCGCCGACGGCGATCACCCATTTTGGATCCGGCGTCGCCGCATAGGTTCGCTCAAGCGCTTCGCGCATGTTTTTCGTCACTGGCCCGGTGACGAGCAAGACGTCGGCGTGACGTGGCGACGCCACGAAGCGCAGGCCGAATCTTTCGAGATCGTAATAGGCGTTGCTCAGCGCGTGGATCTCCAGCTCGCAGCCATTGCAGGAGCCGGCGTCGACTTCGCGGATCGAAAGACTTCGGCCCAGTTTTTGGCGCGCAGTGCGCTCCAGCGTGTAGCCAAGCTCCGCGATCGACGTCGGATTCGGAATGGGGGCCTGTTCGGTCAGAGCGCGGCGGAGCAAGCCCTGAAGCAAGAATTTCTGCATCGCGCGCGTGTCCTAGAGATCATGCCCCGAGTAGGAACAGTTGAAGGATTTGTTGCAGAGGGGGAAGTCGGCGACGATGTTGTCCTTGATCGCCGCTTCGAGCAGCGGCCACTGGAACCAGGACGGATCGCGCAAATGACAGCGCTGCACCACGCCGTCAGCGCGGATGCGCAGCCAGACAAATATATCGCCGCGGAATCCTTCGACGAGCGCGGCGCCTTCGCGCGTCCAGTCTTCGGGCAGCGCCCATGCGGCGATGATCGGACCCTGCGGCGCTTCGTCGAGAATCTGTCTGACGATTCGCAGCGAGGCTTTGATTTCATCGAACCGGACCCAGACGCGCGCGTCGACGTCGCCTCCCTTCGCGGCGCCGATCTCGAACGTCAGCTGCGGATAGGGGGCGTAACCCATCGCCTTGCGCGCGTCGAACGTCCGGCCGGAGGCGCGTCCGACATAGCCCCCGCACGCATATTGCTTTGCGAGCGCCTCACTGACAAAGCCTGTTCCGACGGTCCGATCCTGCAGCGACGTCGTGTCGCCGAAGAGCGCGATCAGGCGCGGAGTCATGAGTTCGATCCACTCGATCAGCGTGAACAGCGCCGCGACGTTCTCTTGCTCCAAATCGACGACAACGCCGCCCGGCGCGATGCGATCCATCATCAGCCGATGTCCGAAGCAACGTGCCGCTTCTCTCAAGATGCGTTCGCGGACGATGCCGCACTGCGCATGCATCAATGCGAAGGCCGCGTCGTTACAGATGGCGCCGATATCGCCGAAATGATTGGCGAGCCGTTCGAGTTCAGCCATCAGAGCGCGCAGATATGTCGCGCGCGGCGGAACATTGACGTCGAACGCCGCTTCGATCGCCTGTGAAAAGGCGAGGCTATAGGCGACCGTGCTGTCGCCCGAGACGCGCGCCGCGAGACGCGCGGCGCGCTCGATCGAGGCACCGGCCATCAGTTGATCGACGCCCTTGTGCACGAAGCCAAACCGCTCCTCAAGCCGCACGACGGTTTCGCCATTGGCTGAGAAGCGGAAATGACCCGGCTCGATAATGCCGGCGTGCACGGGTCCGACCGGTATCTGGTGGAGCGGTTCGCCTTCCGCGGGAAGGAACGCGTAGCTGTCACTGGCGGAGTCGATCTTTTCGGGGTCGTTGCAAGGGTGACGCACGCCCCAACGGCCGTGATCGAGCCAGGGCCGCTCGTCGGGCGCGTTTTCGGCTCGCAGGCCATAAAGATCGCGGATCGCGCGCTCGAGCCTCGACGCCGGAGGATGCAGCTGTCCTACGGATGGAAAGGAGCCTTCAGGGCACTCCAACGTGACGATGCGCAGGCGCGGCTCGCGCTCTTCGAGCACCGCCATGTGAACGCTCGAACTTTCGCCCCACAGGCTGAGCAACTCACGTTCCCCCTTGGCGAGGCTCTCGGCAAAGTCCAGCCAGCCGACCCTGTCGACGATCTCGCGCGGCCAGGGCAGGCACGTCGGCGGCGACGGCTGGGCCGCTATCTGTTTGCTGGCGAAGTTCATCTTTTCATCCTTCGAACTCAACCCAGGAGCCGCGCAACGTTCTGGAACCAGGTCACGACGTGAGAGGGAAGATAGATTCCGGCCAGCAGCACAAGGGATAGATGGGCGTAGACAGGCCACATCGAAGCCTTCACCTCGCCTTGGTCGCGGCTTGGCTCGCCGAACGCCATCCCGGTGAGCCGCAACAGCAAGGCGCCAAAAGCCAGCAGGAGGCCGAAAACCAGCGGAATAGCGAGGAGCGGCTGGCGCGCGAATGTCGAACTCACAACGAGAAATTCGCTCATGAAAATGCCCAGCGGCGGCAGGCCGATGATTGCGACGACGCCGACGACGAGAGACCAGCCAAGCGCCGGTTGGCTCTGCGTCAGTCCTCTGATGTCGGCGATCTTCTGCGTTCCCTTGACCTGCGCGATGTGGCCGACCGAGAAAAAGATCGCGGACTTCGTCAGGCTGTGCATCGTCATGTGCAGCAGACCGGCGAAATTGGCGAGCGGTCCGCCCATGCCGAAAGCGAAGGCGATAATGCCCATGTGCTCGATGGAGGAGTAGGCGAACAGCCGCTTGATGTCGCCGCGGCGGTAGAGCATGAAGGCCGCCATGATGAGAGATGCAAGGCCGAGCGTGATCATCAGCGGGCCCGGCGTAATCGCCGCCGCATTGGCCGTCAGCAGCATCTTGAACCGCAGCACCGCGTAAAGCGCGACATTGAGAAGGAGCCCGGACAAGACCGCCGAGATCGGCGTCGGGCCTTCCGCATGCGCATCCGGAAGCCAGGCGTGCATCGGCGCCAGGCCGACCTTGGTGCCGTAGCCGAGCATCAGGAACACGAAGGCGACGTTGAGCATCCGCGGATTGAACTGCGGCGCTTGCGACATCAGCGTCTTCCAGACCATCGCGTCGTAGCCCTGGCCCA
This window of the Methylocystis hirsuta genome carries:
- a CDS encoding NADH-quinone oxidoreductase subunit B family protein — its product is MQKFLLQGLLRRALTEQAPIPNPTSIAELGYTLERTARQKLGRSLSIREVDAGSCNGCELEIHALSNAYYDLERFGLRFVASPRHADVLLVTGPVTKNMREALERTYAATPDPKWVIAVGDCAFDGGVYCESYACVGAVANVVPVDLHIRGCPPDPTTLLKGLIAFVETMS
- a CDS encoding NADH-quinone oxidoreductase subunit C, whose product is MNFASKQIAAQPSPPTCLPWPREIVDRVGWLDFAESLAKGERELLSLWGESSSVHMAVLEEREPRLRIVTLECPEGSFPSVGQLHPPASRLERAIRDLYGLRAENAPDERPWLDHGRWGVRHPCNDPEKIDSASDSYAFLPAEGEPLHQIPVGPVHAGIIEPGHFRFSANGETVVRLEERFGFVHKGVDQLMAGASIERAARLAARVSGDSTVAYSLAFSQAIEAAFDVNVPPRATYLRALMAELERLANHFGDIGAICNDAAFALMHAQCGIVRERILREAARCFGHRLMMDRIAPGGVVVDLEQENVAALFTLIEWIELMTPRLIALFGDTTSLQDRTVGTGFVSEALAKQYACGGYVGRASGRTFDARKAMGYAPYPQLTFEIGAAKGGDVDARVWVRFDEIKASLRIVRQILDEAPQGPIIAAWALPEDWTREGAALVEGFRGDIFVWLRIRADGVVQRCHLRDPSWFQWPLLEAAIKDNIVADFPLCNKSFNCSYSGHDL
- a CDS encoding hydrogenase 4 subunit F; the encoded protein is MSSDLFMVSNALVGIPAAAAIAVALEPAYRRSAIINLCASGATFLFALVLLVVEPESGGYLFVDDLNIVFIVLSTFIGFTTSVYSASYIDHEIETGRLTTRNVRFYHAMYQSLMCAMNLALLASNIGLMWVAIEVATLTTVLMVGIYRTPHALEAAWKYFILGSVGIALALFGTILIYMAAEPVLGQGYDAMVWKTLMSQAPQFNPRMLNVAFVFLMLGYGTKVGLAPMHAWLPDAHAEGPTPISAVLSGLLLNVALYAVLRFKMLLTANAAAITPGPLMITLGLASLIMAAFMLYRRGDIKRLFAYSSIEHMGIIAFAFGMGGPLANFAGLLHMTMHSLTKSAIFFSVGHIAQVKGTQKIADIRGLTQSQPALGWSLVVGVVAIIGLPPLGIFMSEFLVVSSTFARQPLLAIPLVFGLLLAFGALLLRLTGMAFGEPSRDQGEVKASMWPVYAHLSLVLLAGIYLPSHVVTWFQNVARLLG